In the Nocardioides panaciterrulae genome, CCTCGCCTTCCGGATGCTCGTCCAGGCGCCGGCGCAGGCAGCTGATGAACAGCCCCCGCTTGCTGCCGAACGCCTGATAGAGGCTCCCGCGGTGCAAACCCGTGGCCCCCACCAGCTCCTCGATCGAGGTGCCCTCGTAGCCAGCCCGCAAGAAGGCCCCTGCGGACTGGTCGAGAACCACACCCTCGTCGTAGCCGCGCTGCCTTCCCATATGGGACAGCGTATTAGATAACCGACCGTTCGTTCAACAAAACGATGACGCGATCGACCTGTCGCGGCCGAGCACCTGCCCAGCGTGCTCGCCTGAGCCGAGGAGGAGCAGTGGTCGATGACCGCCACAGTGGTGGAACATGGATGCCTCAATAGGCGGGTTGATCAGCGGCGATACTGACTCGTTCGGCTCAGGCGGCCTCGGGCTCGCCGTCGAGGTCGTAGTGGGGGTGCCGGTGCAGCTCCTGGACGTCCTGCTTGGTCGCGGTCAGGTAGACCACCAGGGCCAGGATCACGGCGAGGAAGACGAAGCTGGTGGCGGTCGTCCCGATGCCGAGCCCGCCGTCGGCCTTCGTCTGCGAGAGCAGGTCGCCGATCGAGGCACCCAGCGGCCGGGTCATCACGTAGACGGCCCAGAAGGCCAGTACGGCGTTGATGTGGAAGCCGTAGAACGCGATCGCGACCAGCACGATCACGCCGGCGAAGAGCGCGAGCGAGGTGCCGTAGCCCAGCCCGAACTGCTCCCCGATCAGGTCCCCGGTCGCCGTGCCGAGCGCGAAGGTGAACAGGATCGCCAGCCAGTAGAAGGCCTCCCGACGCCGGCTGACCACCGAGTGGATCGACAGCGTGCGCTCCACGGCGTACCAGCCGGTGAACGTGGCCGCGAGCAGGAGGCCGAACACGATCGTGCTGTCGATCAGCGGGACGCCGAGCCCGTCGGTGAGGTTGTCGGTGATCAGGGTGCCGACCACGCTGATCAGCACGACGGTGAGCCAGTAGACCGGCGCGAGGTAGCGCTCCAGCGAGAACTGCACGGCCAGCACGACCACGAAGAGCACGCTCATCACGGCCGTGGTGTTGGTCAGGCCGAAGCCGAGGGTCTCGTTGAGGTAGTCCGCGGCGGTCTCACCGACGGTGGTCGCGAGCACCTTGATGATCCAGAAGATCGCGATGACCTCGGGGACCTTGTTCAGGGTCACCCCGGGCCGCAGGGTCAGGCGCGGGTCGTTCGTGGTCATGGTCATGGTGACCACGATGGCGGCCGGGACCTGCCGGACTCCTGACTGCGAGGCTCACTCCCCGCCCGGCAGCTCCACCTCGAAGCAGCCGCCCGGCCCGGGCAGCGCCCGCACGCTGCCGCCGACGGACTCCACGAGCCGGCCCACGACGGCCAGGCCCAGCCCCGCCGTGCCGCCGCCCTCGCCCCGGTGGCCGGGGCGGAAGACCTGGTCCACCTCCGCGGCCGCCAGCCCGGGGCCGTCGTCGTGGACGGCCACCACCACCCGGGTGCCCCGGCGCTGCGCGTCGAGCTCGACCCTGCTGCGCGCGTGCCGGGCGGCGTTGTCGAGCAGCGGCGTGAGCGCGGCCCGCACCACCGCGGGTGCGGCCGCCGCGACCAGCCCGGCGGGGACCGGGCGCACCCGCACCTCGACCGGGTACGCCGCGTCGCGGGCGACCGCGGCCAGCACCCGGGCCATCTCGCAGGTGGCCTCCCGGTCGTGTCGCGACCGGGCCGCGTCCAGCATCGAGCCGACCACGCCGTCGAGCCGCCCGGCGGCCTCGACGATCGCCCGGAGCGACTCCTCGCCGGCCGGCCCGGCGGTCGCGAGCGCCAGCTCGGCCTCGGCCCGGATCACCGCCAGCGGCGTGCGCAGCTCATGGGCCATCTCGTCGGAGAGCCGGCGCTCGGTGTGCAGCGCGTCCGCGATCCGGTCGAGCATGTGGTCCAGGGTCTGGCCCAGCTCGGTGATCTCGTCGACCGGCGGCCCGAGGCCGAAGCGGCGGTCGAGGTCGTGCTCCTCCCAGTCCTGGGCGCTGCGCACCATCGAGTGCACGTGACCCAGGGCGTGCCGCGCGGCCTCCCACGCCGCGACGCCGGCCGCCAGCACGGTCAGCAGGCCGAGCACCGACGAGAGCCAGAGGCCGCGCCGCTCCGCATGCTCGTACGGCGTGAGGTCGACGCCGGCCACCACCGTGGCGACGGGGCGGCCCTGGGCCACCACCGGCCGGGCCACCAGCCGGATCTGCTCGCCGATCGAGGCCGTGGCGGCGACCGGCCGGGCGCCCAGCCGGGTGATCGCGCCCGCGTCGCCGGCCGGCAGCCGGCCGTCGACCAGCCGCCCGTCGGCCCCGAAGACCCACACGTCCCGGTCGAGGGCGTTGGGGCCGGACTCCAGCACCCGCACCTGCCCGTCGGCGACGCGGACGGTGCCGGCGACCGCCGCGGCCCTGGCCCGGGCCACCTCGGTGGCGTCGGTGTCGTTGACGCGAGCGAGGTAGACCTGCAGCAGCACGACCACCGCGGCGACGACCAGCGCCGTGATCACCATGGTGACCGCGACCAGGCGGGTCCGCAGCCGCCCGCGGACCCGCGCACCACCCGGCCCGCGGGTCAGCGCCATGCGTAGCCGACCCCGTGCACGGTCGCGATCCGCGGTCCGCCCTCGGGGAGCTCGGCGAGCTTGGCCCGGACCCGCCGCACGTAGGAGTCGAGCGTGTTGTCGGAGACCATCGCCCCGTCCGGCCAGCCGGCCGCCACCAGCGCGCGGCGGCGGACGACCTCACCCGGGGTCCCCATCAGCCGGGCGAGGACCGCGAACTCCGTCGGCGTCAGCGCCACCGAGACGCCCTCGTGCTCCACCGCATGGGTGGTGGCGTCGAGGGTGGGGCCCTGCGGCACCGGCCGCTGGGCCCGCGCCCGGCGCTCGAGCACCCGCAGCCGGGCCATCAGCTCGGCGAGCTCGAAGGGCTTGCCGAGGTAGTCGTCGGCGCCGGCCTCGAAGCCGGCGACCTTGTGGTGCACGCCGCCCCGGGCGGTGAGCATCAGCACCGGGGCCGCGACACCGTTGGCCTTCAGCGCCAGGCACACGTCCCGGCCGTCGATGTCGGGCAGCCCGAGGTCGAGGACCACGACGTCGGGGCCACGGCCGGTGAACGCCCGCAGCGCCTCGGCCCCGGTGGCCACCGCGACCACGTCGTACCCCTCGGCCTTCAGCGCGCGGACGAGGACCGACCGCAGCTGCCGGTCGTCCTCGCAGACGCCGATCGTGGTCACGTCACCAGATCCGGACCCGGTCCTCCGGGTCGAGCCACAGACCGTCGCCCTCGGTGCTCTCGAAGACCTCGTGGAACTCGGCGAGGTTGCGCACGATGTTCGCGCGGAACTCCGCCGGGCTGTGCGGGTCGACGGTCAGGAACTGCAGCGCCTGCTCCTTGCGGCGCTTGGTGCGCCAGCAGAACGCCCAGTTCATGAACAGCCGCCGGCGCTCCTCGACCGACGCCTCGCCGCCCTGCGAGAGGAGGTAGGCGGTGTGGCCGATCGTCAGGCCGCCCAGGTCGCCGATGTTCTCGCCGACCGTCAGCGCGCCGTTGACGTGCTCCCCGGGCAGGTCGCGCGGCTCGAAGGCGTCGTACTGCTCGATCAGCTTCTTCGACTTCACCTCGAAGGCGGCCTTGTCGTCGGGGGTCCACCAGTCGTTGAGGTTCCCCTGCCCGTCGTACTGCGCGCCCTGGTCGTCGAAGCCGTGGCCGATCTCGTGGCCGATGACCGCGCCGATGCCGCCGTAGTTCTCGGCCGGGTGCGCGTCGGGGCTGAAGAACGGCTTCTGCAGGATGCCCGCGGGGAAGCAGATCTCGTTGGTGCCGGGGTTGTAGTAGGCGTTGACCGTCTGCGGGAGCATGAACCACTCGTCGCGGTCGACCGGCGCACCGATCTTGGCCAGCTGGCGGTCGGTCTCGAACGCCGACGCGGCCGCGACGTTGCCGAGCAGGTCGTCGGGCCGGACCTGCAGCGCGGAGTAGTCGCGGAACTCCTGCGGGTAGCCGATCTTGGGGTTGAAGGTCTCGAGCTTCTCGTAGGCCCGCTGCTTGGTCTCCTCGGTCATCCAGTCCAGCCGGGAGATCGAGTCGCGGTAGGCGGCGAGCAGGTTCGCGACCAGGTCGTCCATCATCGCCTTCGAGGCCGGCGGGAAGTGCCGGGCGACGTACTCCTTGCCGACCGCCTCGCCGATCGAGGACTCCACCAGCGCCACCCCGCGCTTCCAGCGGGCCCGTAGCTCGGGGGTGCCGTTGAGGGTGCGGCCGTAGAAGTCGAAGTTGGTCTCGACGAAGTCGTCGGTGAGGTACGGCGCGGCCGAGCGCAGCACGTGGACCAGCATCCAGGCCCGCCACTGCTCGATCGGGACCTCGTCGAGGACCGTGGAGAGGTGCTCGAAGAACGACGGCTGGCGCACGCACGCCTCGGCGAGGGTCCGGTCGTTGCCGCCGAGGTTGGTGACGTAGGCGTCCCAGTCGAAGGACGGGCACATCGCCCGGATCTGTTCGGCCGTGCGCAGGTTGTAGGTCTTCTGGACGTCGCGGGTCTCGGCGCGCTCCCAGTGGCCGCGGGCCAGCCGGGTGTCGATGTCGAGCACGGTCGCGGCCTTGCCGGCCGGGTCCTCGATCTCGGCGAGGGTCAGCAGCGCGGTGAGGTAGGCGACGTACTTCTCCCGGACCTCGGCGAACTTGTCCTCGCGGTAGTAGGACTCGTCGGGCAGGCCGAGGCCGCCCTGGCCGAGGTGGAACAGGTAGCGGTCGGAGTCCTTGGCGTCGGTGTCGACGTAGGAGCCGAACAGGCCGTGGCCGCCGAGCCGCTCGAACTCCCCGAGGAACGCGGCGAGGTCGCGCACGTCGCGCAGGGCCGCGACCGCGTCGAGCAGCGGCCGGGCGGGGCGCAGGCCGAGCCGGTCGATCGCCTGGGTGTCCATGAAGGAGGCGTAGAGGTCCCCGATCTTGCGGGCGTCCTCGGACAGGCCCTCCTCGCCCCGGGTGACGGCCTCGCCGAGCGACTCGATGATCGCGCGGACCTGCTCCTCGGCGGCGTCGGCGAGCTGCACGAACGGGCCCCAGCTCGACCGGTCGGACGGGATCTCCGTCTCGTCCAGCCAGCGTCCGTTCACGTGGCCGAACAGGTCATCCTGCGGCCGGATGTCGGGGTTCATGCCCGAGCGGGCGTCATCGAGGATCGTCACGGTGCCGACCCTAACCGAGCCGACCGAGCCGACCGAGACGACCGCGACGGCGGCGCGGGCGCGGCGGCGGGGTGGATGGCCTCTTCCTGCGCTTGATGGGCGTTGCAACGGCCCCCCACCGAGGGGATCCCCGGCTGGCCGGGGATTCCTGCAGCCCGCCCGCTCAGTCGCGGACCCGCACCACCGACTTGCCCAGCGTCCGGCGCTGCTCCATGTCGCTGAGCGCGCGGCCGAACTCCTCGAGGGCGAAGGTCGCGCCGACCGGGGGGCGCACCACGCCGCGCTCCATCATCGGCACCAGCGCCTGCCACTGGTCGGCCATGTAGCCCGGGCGGACCATCGCGTAGGCGCCCCAGCCGACGCCGCGCACGTCGACGTTGTTGAGCAGCAGCCGGTTCACCTTGACCTGGGGGATGCCCTGGCCGGCGGCGAACCCGACGACCAGCAGCCGGCCCTGGGGCGCGAGCACCCGCAGCGAGTCGGTGAACACTTCCCCGCCGACCACGTCGACGACGACGTCGACGCCCACCCCGGCGGTCAGCGCCATCGCCGCGTCCTTGAAGCCGTCGAGCAGGACGACGTCGTCCGCGCCGGCCCGCTCGGCGACCCCCGCCTTTTCCCGGGTGCTGACCACGGCGATGGTCCGGGCGCCGTACCCCCTGGCGACCTGGATCGTGGCGGTGCCGACGCCACCGGCCGCGCCGTGCACCAGCACGGTCTCCCCCGAGCGGAGCTGGCCGCGCTCGGCCAGCGCGAACTGGGCGGTCAGGTAGTTCATCGGCAGCGCGGCGCCCTCGTCGAACGAGACCCCGTCGGGCAGGGGGAACGTCGACATCGCCGGCGAGGCGACCCGCTCCGCGGCCCCGCCGTACGGCCCGACCCCGGCGACCCGCTGGCCCTCGGTGAACCCGCCGGCGCCGGACTCGGCGGGGCGCAGCACGGTGCCGGCGAAGTCCACGCCGAGCGTGAACGGCGGCTCCGGCTTGAGCTGGTACTCCCCCCGGCTCAGCAGCAGGTCGGGGAAGGAGACCCCGACCCGGTGCACCTCGACCAACACGTCGTCCGGGCCGGGCGTCGGCTCGTCCACCTCCCGGACCTGGACGTCGGCGGGACCGGTGGGGCTGAGGACCTGGACGGCGCGCATGCCCCGGACGCTACCGGGGGTGCGGTCGGCGGGAGCCCGCCGGACGGGTCGTCAGCGGGGCTTGACCAGCGCGTTCATCTCGAAGTGCATCGGGTCGGTGTAGTGCCAGTCGCCGCCCCAGGTGAAGCCCCACTTCTCGAAGATCGCCACCACGGTGCGGTCCATCTCGCCGGCGGTGCCGCGCTGGTTACCGGGCACGTTGAGGTCCAGCGCGAGCCCGAAGGAGTGGTTGGACAGCGAGGTGGTGCCGGCGATGAAGCGGGGGTAGTAGCAGCCGGCGTACTCCTGCGGGTGGATCTTCGAGGCCAGGCCGCGGTCGACGACCTCCTGCAGCGCCGCCCGCAGCTGCGGGAAGATCAGCCGGTTGCAGGTGACGTCGCCGAGGATCGGGACCGGCGCGGTGGTGATGTGGCTGCGCACCCAGGCCGGGTCGGGCGCGATGTGGCCGCCGCCGAGCACCGTGTAGTTGAAGGTCCCGACCGCGTCGGCCACGGTGCCGACCAGCAGCGCCGTCTGCTGCACGCTGGTGTCCAGCCCCTTGCGGGCCACGACGTCGGTGAGCTGCACCGACGCCCCGCCGCCCGCGATCCGCTCGATCGGCTTGCGCATCGACTCCGGGGAGGCCAGCCCCGTGGTCACCAGCAGCGCGTTGTCGGGCTGCATGCCGAGGGGCTCGATCCAGGTGTCGTTGACCACCGCGTCGACCTCGGGGGTCTGCGGCGCCCAGGCCCCCACGTGCAGCTGCGGGGCGTCCTTGCCGCTGCCGAGCCGGACGTAGTCCTGCTTGTCGGTGGGCAGCTTGCCCCGCAGCCCGGGCCGCAGCGCCACCTCGCCGCCGGCGACCCGGGCCCACACCTGGCGGGTCTCGGCGGAGGCGTACGGCGTGAAGTTGCGGTACGTCGCCGGGTCGACCGCCGCCACGGTCAGCGCCTTGTTCTCGATCACGACCTGGCCCATGGCCATCGGCTCGACCCGGGTCACGCCCTTGAGGTGCTTGATCGCCCGGACCATGTCGGGGCGCAGCGTGCGGGTGCTGTAGACGATCAGGTCGGCGATCCCCACCTGGCCGGTGCGCGGGCCGGGCGGGTCCACGGCGTGCGCGGGGTCGGCGACCGGCGGCGCGCTCGCGCTCGCCGACCCGGTCGCGGAGGGGGACGTGGACGTGCCGGTCGAGGTGCCGGTGCCGGTCGCGGGGCCGGTCGCGGGGCCGGTCGCGGGGCCGGTCGAGGTGGTGGCCGGGTCGCCCGGGTCCTCGGCCTGGGTGGTCGCGCAGGCCGCGGTCAGCGCCAGCACAGCCAGCACCGCCGGCAGCCACCGCGCCGCCGTACGCCCTCCGCGCATGGCTCTCCCTCCCCGTGCCGTTCAGGGTATGACGCCCCACCTCACCCGGCTGCCCGGGTCACTACCCTGTGACCCTCCCGTTCACGCCCCCGAGGTTGGTCATGGTCCACGTCGCCCCACCCCGGCCGGGGTCCCCGCCCGGCCACTACGTCCTCACGCTGGCCTGCCCGGACCGGCCCGGCATCGTGCACGCGGTCTCCGGCTTCCTCGTCGGCCACGGCGGCAACATCGTGGAGAGCCAGCAGTTCGGCGACCAGCTCGAGGGCCGCTTCTTCATGCGGATCTCGTTCGTGCTCGCGCCCGGCGCGCCCGACCTGGCCACCCTGCGCACCGACTTCGCGCCGATCGCCCGTGAGTTCGGCATGGACGTCGAGCTGCGCGACGCCGCGGCGCCGTACCGCACCCTGGTCATGGTCTCCGGGCACCTGCACTGCCTCAACGACCTGCTCTTCCGGGCCAGCACCGGCTCGCTCGGCGTCGAGATCGCCGGCGTGGTGTCCAACCACACGGTCGCGGAGCCGCTGGTGCGCTCCTGGGACGTGCCGTTCCACCACGTCCCGGTCACCGCGGACACCAAGCCGCAGGCCGAGGCCGAGCTGCTGCGGCTCGTCGACGAGCTCGACGTGCACCTGGTGGTGTTGGCCCGCTACATGCAGGTGCTCTCCGACCACCTGTGCCGCAGCCTGTCGGGCCGGGTGATCAACATCCACCACTCGTTCCTGCCGAGCTTCAAGGGCGCCAAGCCCTACCACCAGGCGTTCGACCGCGGCGTCAAGCTGGTCGGGGCGACCGCGCACTACGTCACCGCGGACCTCGACGAGGGGCCGATCATCGAGCAGGACGTCATCCGCGTCGACCACGGCTACGACCAGGAGGCGCTGGTCGCCGCCGGCCGCGACGTCGAGGCGCAGGTGCTGTCGCGGGCGGTGCGCTGGCACGCCGAGTCGCGGGTGCTGGTCAACGGGCACAAGACCGTCGTCTTCCGCTGACCGCGCCGCCCGGGTCGGGGGGCGCGGGGGCGCGGGGGCGCGGGGGCGCGGGGGCCGTTAGGGTCGCCGCGCTGCGCCCGGGAGGTCAGGGTCGCCGCCCGACCACCCGCGTTCGGATGGTCAGCCACGAGACCAGCCCGCCGAGGGCGAGCAGCCCGGCGCAGGCGAGGATCGCCGAGCGGTACGCCGGGTCGAGGGTCAGCGGGTCGGCGTACTCGCTGCCCGAGAGGCCCACCGCGACCGGGAGCGCGGCCACCGCGAGCAGCGAACCGGTGCGCGCCACGGCGTTGTTGACCCCGCTGGCGATGCCGGCGTGCTCCGCGGGCGCCGCGGCCAGCACCGTCGCGGTCAGCGGCGCCACCATCAGCGCCAGCCCCAGCCCGAAGACCGTGAGGCCCGGCAGCACGTCGGTCGTGTAGCGCACCTCGGGTCCGACCCGGAGCAGCAGCAGGCTCCCCGCAGCCATCACCAGCGGGCCGAGCGTGAGGGGGATCCGCGGCCCGGTGCGGGCCGCGAGCCGGCCGCCGCGGGCGGCCAGCAGCAGCATGCACACGGTGATCGGGAGCGTGGACAGCCCGGCGGCCAGGGGGCCGTAGCCGCCGACCACCTGCAGCTGCAGCACGAGGAAGAACAGCAGCGCGCCGAGCGCGGCGTAGGCCAGCACCGTCAGCCCGTTCGCGGCACTGAAGGTGCGGTCGGCGAAGATGCCCAGCGCCAGCATCGGGTGGTCGCTGGTCCGCTCGCGCAGGACGAACCCGGCCGCGGCGAGGACCGCCAGCGCCACCGCCCACGCCATCCCCGGATCACCCCACTGGACCAGCGCGTAGGTCGCGCCCCCGAGCGCCAGCGTGGCGAGCACCGCCCCGGGGACGTCGAACCGGTCCGGCGCGCCGGGGTCCCGGGTCTCCGGGACGTGCCGGCGGGCGACGACGACGGTGACCACCGCCACGGGCAGGTTGACCAGGAAGATCCACCGCCACGAGGCGAGCTGGACCAGCCCGCCGCCCACCAGCGGGCCGAGCGCGGCCGCGATGCTGCCGAGCCCCGACCACGAGCCGATCGCCTCGGCGCGGTCCTCGGCGTCGAACGCGCCCTGGATCATCGCCAGGCTGCCCGGCGTCAGCAGCGCCGCCCCGGCCCCCTGCACGATCCTGGCCACGACCAGCGCCCCGGGGGTCGGCGCCAGGCCGCAAGCCAGGGAGGCGAGCGCGAACCACACCGTGCCGATCACGAAGACGCGGCGCCGGCCGAACCGGTCCCCCAGCGACCCGCCGAGCAGGATCAGGCTCGCGAGCGCGAGCAGGTAGCCGTCGGTGATCCACTGCAGCTGCGCGAGGCTCGCGCCGAGGTCCCGGCCGACCGTGCGCAGCGCGACGTTGACCACCGTGCCGTCCAGCAGCACCATGCCCGAGCCCAGCACCGCGGCGGCGACCACGTAGCGACCGGCGGGGGTGCCGGCCCGCACCGGTGCGGGGTGGTCGGCGGGCGTCACGGGCCCAGTCTGCTCCCGAGTCGGGCGGGCGGCGTCCGGGAGCGGTACGGCGGTCTCAGCGCAGCACCCGGGCCGCGATCCAGGCGATGTCGTCGGCGGTCCGTCCGGGCGGACCGGAGGGCTGCATCACGTGGCTGAGCACCACGCGCACGACCATGTCGATCGCGGCCTCGAGGTGCGCCTCGTCGAGGTCGAGCCGGTACGCCGCGATCCGCTGCCCGATCACCAGCTTGGCCGCCGCGAGCAGCGACTCGGCGTGCGTGGTGAGCAGCGGCAGCAGCTCGGTGTCCGCGCCATGGGTGGCGGAGACGACCGCGTGCAGCAGCCGGTTGTCCTGGGCCAGCTCGAGCACCCCGCGGGCGGCGGCCCGGATCGCCTCGACCAGGTCCCCGGGACCGTGCTCCGGGCGCGCGTCGAACGCCTCCGTCACCACCCCGAGGAACCGGTCCAGCTCGTGCAGGATCATCGCCTCGGCCAGCCCGGCCTTGGTGCCGACCTCGTTGTAGACGGTCTGCCGGCTCACGCCGACCCGCTCCGCCACGGTCCCCATCGTGACCCGCGCCCACCCGAGCTCCAGGGTCAGCGCCACACCGACGTCGACGACGCGCTCGCGCATGGTCGGGACGGAGGCGTGCGCGGCGGCGGTGGTCACGCCCCCAGTCTAGGAAGGCCGGTACGCCGGGTCGGGTCCCGAGCCCGCGGGGCGTTCGTCCCTGCCCTCGGGCGGCGGGGGCGGCCGAGAGTGGGGAGCACCAGCCGACGACTCCCCGGAGGAACACACATGAAGCCTCGACTGACGGCCGCCGCGGCGGCCCTGCTGCTCACCGGCACCGCGCTCGCCACCCCGGGGCCGGCGCAGGCCGCGGCACGTCCCGGCGCCGGCGACCGCAGCCTCGCGACGGTGCTCGCCGCCGACGGCCACCACTTCGACAAGAATCCGCACGACTTCGACGTGCTCGACAAGCTGGTGACCCGGGTCCTGACCCGCAAACCGGACAGTCGGCTGGCGATCCTCACCGACGGCTCGCGACGCCTCACCGCGTTCCTGCCCACCGACGGGGCGATGCGGCGCACGATCTCCGACATCAACGACCGCCACTACGGCTCGGAGCGGCAGGTCTTCCGCGGGATCTGGAGCACCGCAGGCCTGAGGGGCACCGAGCGGGTCCTGCTCTACCACCTGGTCCGCGGTGCGACCCTCACCTACGCGCAGGCCCGGAAGGCGGCGCCGACCAGCCTGCGGACCATGCAGGGGGGGTCCGTGGACGTCCGGAAGCGGCACGGCCGGCTGCTGCTCCACGACCACAACCCGGCCTCGCCGAACGCGCGGGTGATCCCCGCCCTGCGGGACATCAACGCGGGCAACCGGCAGATCGCGCACGGGATCAGCTGGGTGATCAGTCCTGACTGAGGGCGCCCGGTCGGCACGGCGCGTCAGGCGGCGCCCACCTCGCGCTCGAGCGGCACGAAGTCGACCTTCTCCCGCACCCCGCAGTCGGGGCAGCACCAGGTGTCGGGGATGTCGGCCCAGGCGGTGCCGGCCGCGAAGCCCTCGTGCTCGTCGCCGGCGGCCACGTCGTACACGTAGTCGCAGCTCGGGCAGCGGGCCGCGAGCACCTCCGCGACCGCCCCGGGGGTGGCGTCGGGGTGCTCATCGGCGGCCACCGGGACCGGAGGCGGGTAGGCCGCGAGGAGCCGCTCGCGCCGGTGCGGGCTGAGGTTGGCCCGGCTCAGGTCGCCGTCGAAATGGGCCAGCACCCGCGGGTCCATCACGCGTCGCCAGAGCGGCGGCACGATCGCGAGCACGATCATCCCGGCGTACCCCGTCGGCAGCACCGGGCTCTCCTCGAAGTCGCGCAGCGTCTGGTAGCGCCGGGTCGGGTTCGCGTGGTGGTCGCTGTGCCGCTGGAGGTGGTAGAGCAGCACGTTGGTGGCGATGTTGTTGGAGTTCCACGAGTGCGAGGGATCGACCCGCTCGTAGCGCCGCCGCTCGCCGACGCCGACCTTCTGCCGGAGCATCCCGTAGTGCTCCATGTAGTTGACGACCTCGAGCAGCGAGAAGCCGACGACCGCCTGGACCACGAGGTAGGGCAGGATCCCGACGCCGAGCCACGCGACCAGCGCGCCCCAGAGCACCGCCGACATCAGCCAGGCGTTGAGCACATCGTTGCCGAGACGGAACGGGTGCTGCTTGCGGCGGGCGTAGCGGCGCTTCTCCAGCCGCCACGAGCTCTTCAGCGAGCCGAGCACCGTGCGCGGCCAGAACCGGTAGAAGCTCTCGCCCATCCTGCTGCTGGCCGGGTCCTCCGGCGTCGCCACCCGGACGTGGTGACCGCGGTTGTGCTCGATGTAGAAGTGGCCGTAGAAGCTCTGGGCGAGCGCGATCTTCGACAGCCAGCGCTCGTGGCTCTCCTTCTTGTGGCCGAGCTCGTGGGCGGTGTTGATGCCGATCCCGCCGATGCAGCCGATCGAGACCGCCAGCCCCACCTTGTCCCACATCGCGAGGCCGCTCGCACCGGCCGGGCCGCCGGAGATGAGCCACATCGCCCCCACGAACCCGGCGTACTGGATCGGCAGGAAGAGGTAGGTGATCCACCGGTAGTAGCGGTCCTTCTCCAGCGCCTCGATGACGTCGTCGGGCGGGTTCGAGCGGTCCAGCCCCGCCACCAGGTCGATCGCGGGGACCACGACCAGGATCACGATCGGGCCGATCCAGAACCACACCCCCCAGCCGGTCAGCGACCACATCCCCCAGCCGACGAAGGCCAGGGAGGGCACCACCAGGCCGATCAGCCAGAGGTAGCGCTTCTTGTCCGTCCACTGCGCGGTCGAGCCGGCGGGCACGGTGCTCTTGGTGGCGGGGATCATCGGGTCGCCTTCCTGCCGAGAGGTTTACAGAACCATAGAATCTGTCAACCTCCTTGACAAGGGGTGATCGGTTGTCAAGTACGGCGACCCGGCCCGCGCCCTCCCGCTCGGCTCGCCGCCCGGACCGGGTGCGGCCGGCCGCGCCGGGTCCTGCCGCGCCTCCTGGGGTCGGTCCTTCGTTCAATTGTTTGGAGATCGACCGGCCTACTAGCCAGTAACCCCCGGAAGTCCGAGCAATTGAACGGACACCCCGCGAGCGACCGAGTTGCCTTGGCCCGCACCCGGATGGATGTTGGACCCATGACCACCAGCGACCTGCCCGTCGGCATCGACTTCGGCGGCACCGGCATCAAGGGCGCCCCGGTGGACCTGGTGGCCGGCGACTTCGCGGCGGAGCGGGTGCGGGTCCGCACGCCGCACCCCTCGACGCCGGCCGCGGTCGCTGCGGTGTTCAGCGACCTGCTGGCGCACTTCCCGGACACCCGGGGGCCGGTCGGGGTGACCGTGCCGGGCATCGTGCGGCACGGCGTGGTGCACTCCGCGGCGAACATCGACGACGCCTGGCTCGGCA is a window encoding:
- a CDS encoding TetR/AcrR family transcriptional regulator; amino-acid sequence: MGRQRGYDEGVVLDQSAGAFLRAGYEGTSIEELVGATGLHRGSLYQAFGSKRGLFISCLRRRLDEHPEGEDTTDLVLVALLELAPRDEEIRALLARHLSRHGVTATDLGRRLLTRALMDETKDD
- a CDS encoding sensor histidine kinase produces the protein MALTRGPGGARVRGRLRTRLVAVTMVITALVVAAVVVLLQVYLARVNDTDATEVARARAAAVAGTVRVADGQVRVLESGPNALDRDVWVFGADGRLVDGRLPAGDAGAITRLGARPVAATASIGEQIRLVARPVVAQGRPVATVVAGVDLTPYEHAERRGLWLSSVLGLLTVLAAGVAAWEAARHALGHVHSMVRSAQDWEEHDLDRRFGLGPPVDEITELGQTLDHMLDRIADALHTERRLSDEMAHELRTPLAVIRAEAELALATAGPAGEESLRAIVEAAGRLDGVVGSMLDAARSRHDREATCEMARVLAAVARDAAYPVEVRVRPVPAGLVAAAAPAVVRAALTPLLDNAARHARSRVELDAQRRGTRVVVAVHDDGPGLAAAEVDQVFRPGHRGEGGGTAGLGLAVVGRLVESVGGSVRALPGPGGCFEVELPGGE
- a CDS encoding response regulator produces the protein MTTIGVCEDDRQLRSVLVRALKAEGYDVVAVATGAEALRAFTGRGPDVVVLDLGLPDIDGRDVCLALKANGVAAPVLMLTARGGVHHKVAGFEAGADDYLGKPFELAELMARLRVLERRARAQRPVPQGPTLDATTHAVEHEGVSVALTPTEFAVLARLMGTPGEVVRRRALVAAGWPDGAMVSDNTLDSYVRRVRAKLAELPEGGPRIATVHGVGYAWR
- a CDS encoding M13 family metallopeptidase — translated: MTILDDARSGMNPDIRPQDDLFGHVNGRWLDETEIPSDRSSWGPFVQLADAAEEQVRAIIESLGEAVTRGEEGLSEDARKIGDLYASFMDTQAIDRLGLRPARPLLDAVAALRDVRDLAAFLGEFERLGGHGLFGSYVDTDAKDSDRYLFHLGQGGLGLPDESYYREDKFAEVREKYVAYLTALLTLAEIEDPAGKAATVLDIDTRLARGHWERAETRDVQKTYNLRTAEQIRAMCPSFDWDAYVTNLGGNDRTLAEACVRQPSFFEHLSTVLDEVPIEQWRAWMLVHVLRSAAPYLTDDFVETNFDFYGRTLNGTPELRARWKRGVALVESSIGEAVGKEYVARHFPPASKAMMDDLVANLLAAYRDSISRLDWMTEETKQRAYEKLETFNPKIGYPQEFRDYSALQVRPDDLLGNVAAASAFETDRQLAKIGAPVDRDEWFMLPQTVNAYYNPGTNEICFPAGILQKPFFSPDAHPAENYGGIGAVIGHEIGHGFDDQGAQYDGQGNLNDWWTPDDKAAFEVKSKKLIEQYDAFEPRDLPGEHVNGALTVGENIGDLGGLTIGHTAYLLSQGGEASVEERRRLFMNWAFCWRTKRRKEQALQFLTVDPHSPAEFRANIVRNLAEFHEVFESTEGDGLWLDPEDRVRIW
- a CDS encoding NADPH:quinone oxidoreductase family protein, with the protein product MRAVQVLSPTGPADVQVREVDEPTPGPDDVLVEVHRVGVSFPDLLLSRGEYQLKPEPPFTLGVDFAGTVLRPAESGAGGFTEGQRVAGVGPYGGAAERVASPAMSTFPLPDGVSFDEGAALPMNYLTAQFALAERGQLRSGETVLVHGAAGGVGTATIQVARGYGARTIAVVSTREKAGVAERAGADDVVLLDGFKDAAMALTAGVGVDVVVDVVGGEVFTDSLRVLAPQGRLLVVGFAAGQGIPQVKVNRLLLNNVDVRGVGWGAYAMVRPGYMADQWQALVPMMERGVVRPPVGATFALEEFGRALSDMEQRRTLGKSVVRVRD
- a CDS encoding M15 family metallopeptidase, whose translation is MRGGRTAARWLPAVLAVLALTAACATTQAEDPGDPATTSTGPATGPATGPATGTGTSTGTSTSPSATGSASASAPPVADPAHAVDPPGPRTGQVGIADLIVYSTRTLRPDMVRAIKHLKGVTRVEPMAMGQVVIENKALTVAAVDPATYRNFTPYASAETRQVWARVAGGEVALRPGLRGKLPTDKQDYVRLGSGKDAPQLHVGAWAPQTPEVDAVVNDTWIEPLGMQPDNALLVTTGLASPESMRKPIERIAGGGASVQLTDVVARKGLDTSVQQTALLVGTVADAVGTFNYTVLGGGHIAPDPAWVRSHITTAPVPILGDVTCNRLIFPQLRAALQEVVDRGLASKIHPQEYAGCYYPRFIAGTTSLSNHSFGLALDLNVPGNQRGTAGEMDRTVVAIFEKWGFTWGGDWHYTDPMHFEMNALVKPR